The following nucleotide sequence is from Tolumonas lignilytica.
GGAATCTGCAGATGTTTCCTATACGTTGCAAAAATCCAAACTGCCTGGATTATGGTTTTCAATTCTGAACTGTTCGCCAGAAACGTTGTTAAAGTATTACGATGTTGTTAGTACAGGGAAAGGACGTATAGCAGGGCAAGTAGCACAATCTGTACGTTTAACAGCTAAGGAAGATACAAAATATAATTTTACGCTTTGGTTGGAGCAGAAAACCGGTATTTTGTTGCGACTGGACGTCAATGATGCTCAAGGCAATATGGTAGAACAATATCTTGGTATGGATTTTCGTTTCTTGCCTGAGCAGTCTCCTGATATTAAAGCATTGGCGGCGATGAAAGTCCCTCCAGCCGAAACAAGTCATGAAATTTATCATGCTGCGCCTGTTTCACATCAGTGGATTTTGGGATGGTTGCCCTCAGGTTTTGTTTCTCTATCATCAGATCAACACAAACTAATTGGTAGTGATGAATTAGTGGACTATTTTATGCTTAGTGACGGATTGGTTGATGTTTCTGTCTATATTTCACCATCGTCAACCAAGCTCAATAGTCGTGAACGGGAACAGGTTGCAATTCACGGTGCAACATCCATTTTGAGTTTGGTCCGGGACGATGGCGTAACACTCACGGTAGTTGGTGAATTACCACTAGTCAGTTTACGACATATAGCTGAGACTGTTCAAATCGCTCAGTAAGGGGGTTGTCAATGATTGAAGCAATTGCCACTGTGGTGGGTATGCGTGATGGGCTGGTCAGTGTTGAATATAAACGGACATCGGCGTGCGGCCATTGCGAAAACAACTCAAGCTGCAGTATTAAGGCGGAGGGTGAACATGCGGGTGAGCATATTATCGATATCGCTTGTTCCTTGTCCCTTGAAATTGGCCAGCAAGTCAGAATTGGTATCCCGGAGAATGAATTGGTGAAAGGGGCATTATTGATTTATATTTTACCCTTATTTTTCATCATGCTAGGCGCTATTCTCGGGCAGTATTTTGCACCGTTAGGTGATGATTGGCCTGCTATTGAGGGCGCCTTTCTCGGCGGATGTATTGGATTTATGCTGATGCGCATTCGCTCATCCCGATTATCTTCAGAAGAGTATAAACCGGTTATTTTGGGCGTTAATATTCCTGTCATTCAAATGGTTTGATGAGCATTCAGTGATTGCATTCCTGTTCATTCAAGACAGGAGTGCAATCAGTCGCTACTAATCATAGCTCTGCCGCCGCTAATCCAGTAAAATCCTGCCCAAATTGTCGTTAATTACATGTCATCACATAAATAAGACCTCATGAAGAATATTCGTAACTTCTCTATTATTGCCCACATCGACCATGGTAAGTCGACTTTGTCAGATCGCTTGATTCAGATTTGTGGTGGCCTTTCCGAACGTGAAATGCAGGAACAGGTTCTTGACTCCATGGATCTTGAGCGTGAGCGTGGTATCACCATCAAGGCGCAGAGCGTTACGCTGAACTACAAGGCTAAAGATAACGAAACATACCAACTGAATTTCATCGACACGCCAGGTCATGTGGATTTTTCTTATGAAGTGTCTCGTTCACTGGCTGCCTGTGAGGGGGCATTGTTGGTGGTCGACGCGGGTCAGGGGGTAGAAGCTCAGACACTGGCGAACTGCTATACCGCGATGGAAATGAATCTGGAAGTTGTGCCAGTTCTGAATAAAATTGATTTGCCACAAGCTGAACCTGAACGTGTTGCTGAAGAAATTGAAGACATCGTTGGTATTGATGCGATGGACGCCGTTCGTTGCTCAGCTAAAACCGGCTTAGGTGTGGATCTGGTTCTGGAAGAGATTGTTAAAAAAATTCCGGCGCCGTTGGGTGATCCGGATGCGCCATTGCAGGCCCTGATTATTGATTCTTGGTTTGATGATTATCTTGGCGTTGTGTCATTGGTTCGTATCAAAAATGGTAGCCTGAAAAAGAACGATAAAATCAAGGTCATGAGCACCGGCCAGTCTTGGGGCGTAGATCGTCTGGGTATTTTCACGCCGAAACAAAAAGATACCATGGCTCTCTCCTGCGGGGAGGTGGGTTGGGTGGTCTGTGGTATCAAGGATATCCATGGTGCTCCAGTAGGGGATACACTGACATTAGCTAAGAACGGCGCCGAAACTGCATTACCTGGTTTTAAAAAGGTGAAACCACAAGTCTATGCGGGGCTGTTCCCGATTTCTTCAGATGACTATGAAGCGTTCCGTGATGCATTGGAAAAATTATCACTGAATGATGCATCGTTATTCTACGAACCAGAAAACTCTACCGCGTTGGGTTTTGGTTTCCGTTGTGGTTTCCTTGGCATGCTGCACATGGAAATCATTCAGGAACGTTTGGAGCGTGAATATGATCTTGATCTGATCACGACCGCACCGACCGTAGTATATGAAATCGTGCAAACTGATGGTTCAACGATTCATATTGATAGTCCGTCCAATTTACCCGCTATCACCAGCATTCAGGAATTACGTGAGCCGATCGCCGAATGTCATATTCTGGTGCCACAAGATTATCTGGGCAATGTCATTACCTTATGTATTGAAAAGCGTGGTGTGCAAACCAATATGGTTTACCACGGTAATCAGGTAGCGCTGACTTATGAAATTCCGATGGCCGAGGTTGTTCTGGATTTCTTTGACCGTCTGAAATCAACCAGCCGTGGTTATGCATCTCTCGATTATGCCTTCAAACGGTTTGATACGGCGGATATGGTGCGTCTGGACATCATGATCAATGGTGAGCGTGTTGATGCATTGGCGATCATTACACACCGTGATAATGCGCAGTCTCGTGGTCGCCTGTTGGTGGAAAAAATGCGTGAGCTGATCCCGCGGCAGATGTTTGATATTGCTATTCAGGCTGCAATTGGTAACCATATTATTGCGCGCAGCACAGTTAAAGCGATGCGAAAAGACGTTTTGGCCAAGTGTTATGGTGGTGACGTCAGCCGTAAGAAAAAACTGCTGAACAAGCAGAAAGAAGGTAAAAAACGTATGAAGTCGCTGGGTCGGGTTGATGTCCCTCAAGAGGCATTCCTGGCTATCCTACATGTTGGAAAGGATAACTAATTAAAATGGCTAATACTTTTGCTCTGATTCTGGTGGCTGTCACAGTCGTGACCGGTTTGGTCTGGCTATTGGATCGTTGGTTTCTAGTTCCTATGCGAGCGGCAAAAGCTCGTAAAGCTCAGGAACAAACTAAAGCACCACTGACCGCTGAAGCCATAGAAAAATTGATGATGGAACCCGTGTGGGTTGAACAGTGCAAAGGCATTTTCCCTGTGATTGCCGCTGTGTTGGTTTTGCGTTCTTTTATCTACGAACCATTTCAAATTCCATCTGGATCAATGATGCCAACCTTGCTGGTTGGCGATTTTATTCTGGTAAACAAATTTGATTATGGTTTAAAAGACCCAATCACCAATCACACCATTATTGAAACAGGTCATCCTCAACGCGGTGATGTCATCGTTTTTAAATACCCAGAAGATCCAAGTATTGATTACATCAAACGCGTGATTGGTTTACCCGGAGATAAAATTATCTTCCGTAATAAAGAGTTGTATCTGCAACCGGCCTGTCATGACAGTAAGGTTTGCCCAGAATTGAAGAAAATTGATACCAAGTTCATCGAGACTGGCGCTTTTCAACAGTTAGGGATGCCGTTGGAACATTATTCTGAGCAGTTAACAACCGCTAAGAGTCATGACATTCTGCGGAACAGCTTTATTCCGGATCGTGTAGGTCAATATTACCAGCAAGAAGGCCAGCCAGTTGGGGAGTGGGTTGTGCCTGAAGGTCATTATTTTGCGATGGGTGATAATCGCGATAATAGTCTGGATAGTCGTTTCTGGGGCTTTGTACCAGAGCGTAACTTGGTTGGTAAAGCGGTTGCTATCTGGATGAGTTTTGAATTCGATCGACCAGAAGGTAGTTCTGTACCTAAGTGGATTCCTACTGGTGTTCGTTTTAACCGTATAGGCAGTATTCAGTGAATGATAAATTACCACGCTTAGAGCAAAAGCTAGGCTACCAGTTTCAGAATAAAGATTTATTAGTCCGGGCTATCACACACCGCAGTGCAGGCTCTCGTCACAACGAGCGGTTAGAGTTTTTAGGGGATTCAATTCTCAGCTTGGTTATTGCTGAGGTGCTTTATCATCGCTTCCCGAATGTCAGTGAAGGCGATATGAGCCGAATGCGGGCGACATTAGTGCGCGAAAAGACATTGGCTGAATTAGCACGTGAAT
It contains:
- a CDS encoding MucB/RseB C-terminal domain-containing protein; its protein translation is MKSRIILVCFTLICSITKASAEPSAEALLFQMQRGYHHNNFELVMAHILQNTLEPLRLTHGWNDRTEITHLLALSGRPVEYLGKNKQVTFAESADVSYTLQKSKLPGLWFSILNCSPETLLKYYDVVSTGKGRIAGQVAQSVRLTAKEDTKYNFTLWLEQKTGILLRLDVNDAQGNMVEQYLGMDFRFLPEQSPDIKALAAMKVPPAETSHEIYHAAPVSHQWILGWLPSGFVSLSSDQHKLIGSDELVDYFMLSDGLVDVSVYISPSSTKLNSREREQVAIHGATSILSLVRDDGVTLTVVGELPLVSLRHIAETVQIAQ
- a CDS encoding SoxR reducing system RseC family protein; translated protein: MIEAIATVVGMRDGLVSVEYKRTSACGHCENNSSCSIKAEGEHAGEHIIDIACSLSLEIGQQVRIGIPENELVKGALLIYILPLFFIMLGAILGQYFAPLGDDWPAIEGAFLGGCIGFMLMRIRSSRLSSEEYKPVILGVNIPVIQMV
- the lepA gene encoding translation elongation factor 4 — translated: MKNIRNFSIIAHIDHGKSTLSDRLIQICGGLSEREMQEQVLDSMDLERERGITIKAQSVTLNYKAKDNETYQLNFIDTPGHVDFSYEVSRSLAACEGALLVVDAGQGVEAQTLANCYTAMEMNLEVVPVLNKIDLPQAEPERVAEEIEDIVGIDAMDAVRCSAKTGLGVDLVLEEIVKKIPAPLGDPDAPLQALIIDSWFDDYLGVVSLVRIKNGSLKKNDKIKVMSTGQSWGVDRLGIFTPKQKDTMALSCGEVGWVVCGIKDIHGAPVGDTLTLAKNGAETALPGFKKVKPQVYAGLFPISSDDYEAFRDALEKLSLNDASLFYEPENSTALGFGFRCGFLGMLHMEIIQERLEREYDLDLITTAPTVVYEIVQTDGSTIHIDSPSNLPAITSIQELREPIAECHILVPQDYLGNVITLCIEKRGVQTNMVYHGNQVALTYEIPMAEVVLDFFDRLKSTSRGYASLDYAFKRFDTADMVRLDIMINGERVDALAIITHRDNAQSRGRLLVEKMRELIPRQMFDIAIQAAIGNHIIARSTVKAMRKDVLAKCYGGDVSRKKKLLNKQKEGKKRMKSLGRVDVPQEAFLAILHVGKDN
- the lepB gene encoding signal peptidase I, producing MANTFALILVAVTVVTGLVWLLDRWFLVPMRAAKARKAQEQTKAPLTAEAIEKLMMEPVWVEQCKGIFPVIAAVLVLRSFIYEPFQIPSGSMMPTLLVGDFILVNKFDYGLKDPITNHTIIETGHPQRGDVIVFKYPEDPSIDYIKRVIGLPGDKIIFRNKELYLQPACHDSKVCPELKKIDTKFIETGAFQQLGMPLEHYSEQLTTAKSHDILRNSFIPDRVGQYYQQEGQPVGEWVVPEGHYFAMGDNRDNSLDSRFWGFVPERNLVGKAVAIWMSFEFDRPEGSSVPKWIPTGVRFNRIGSIQ